The following coding sequences are from one Coffea arabica cultivar ET-39 chromosome 11e, Coffea Arabica ET-39 HiFi, whole genome shotgun sequence window:
- the LOC140021191 gene encoding uncharacterized protein, which translates to MRHTSKEDQSETQEQSVIPSRGIKGIMMKIPPFQGKSDPDTYLEWESRVELVFDCNDYTDAQKLRLAVVEFTDYAIVWWEQVVISRRRCGELPITTWTELKRLMKKRFVPSHYHRDLYQKLQTLTQGQRSVEDYYKNMEISMLRVDIQEDREATMARFLNGLRVEIADQLELQYYVEVEDMVEKAIKIEQRLKRRGTTRNYNSHPQTFSRPYQPRREERGSNAWTTPNPKQDQGSSSRPPFTKTDPKVVSKPTIETSKPRNRDTNCWRCQGVGHIASQCPNPRTMLVLPNGDIITDDEEEDYKDMPPLVEEENEIEEVPTQDKVGLVARRALATQASKDEFQRDNIFYTRCHVTNKVCSLVIDPRSCTNVASALMVEKLNLPTSEHPRPYKLQWLNNSGEEYQDVFPEDIPTGLPPLRGIEHQIDFIPGSSLPNKAPYRTNPEETKEQQRKVEELLSKGWIYESLSPCAVPVLLVPKKDGGWRMCTDCRAINAITVKYRHPIPRIGAVLLQEGRPVAYFSEKLNGAALNYSTYDKELMALVRALQTWQHYLRPREFVLHTDHESLKHIKSQDKLSKRHARWITFIDSFTFVIKYKTGKTNVVADALSRRHTLITTLDAKLLGFEFLKELYATDSDFGEIFSFLPRHSREHYFISQGFLYYKDKLCIPKSSMRTLLVRESHGGGLMGHFGIAKTLMILQEHFFWPRMRSDVERHIERCVTCHQAKSKVHPYGLYKPLPIPHEPWVDLSMDFVLGLPRTRKGHDSIYVVVDRFSKMAHFIPCLKTDDAKHVADLFFREIVRLHGMPRTIVSDKDAKFLSYFWKTLWCKLDLTPLPVHERVNLDGKNKAAYVRELHTKVRANIEKRTLQYIQSANKGRRKMVFEPGDWVWIHMRKERFPVKRRSKLLPRGDSPFQVLERINDNAYKLELPGEYGVHATFNVSDLSPFHADDEFDLRTNRLQEEGTNEEGLKTAQTSSAQVMQIPSGPITRARARRIQESLQALVCTIQERVGDDLRTIEGLHNGETTLYTFLQMEEPSED; encoded by the exons ATGAGGCATACAAGCAAAGAAGACCAAAGCGAAACACAAGAGCAATCGGTGATTCCATCAAGGGGAATCAAGGGGATTATGATGAAGATTCCtcctttccaaggcaaatctgatcCGGATACATACCTTGAATGGGAGAGTCGAGTGGAGCTAGTATTCGATTGTAATGACTACACCGATGCACAAAAATTGAGACTTGCCGTAGTAGAATTCACCGACTATGCCATAGTTTGGTGGGAGCAAGTGGTTATAAGCAGGAGAAGGTGTGGTGAACTACCTATAACCACTTGGACTGAGCTCAAGAGGCTTATGAAGAAGCGATTTGTACCAAGTCACTACCATAGAGACTTGTACCAAAAACTTCAAACCTTGACGCAAGGTCAACGCTCAGTTGAGGACTACTACAAGAACATGGAAATCTCCATGTTGAGAGTtgatattcaagaagatagagAGGCTACAATGGCAAGATTTCTCAATGGTCTGAGGGTTGAAATAGCCGATCAACTGGAGCTTCAATACTATGTGGAGGTAGAAGATATGGTGGAGAAGGCTATCAAGattgagcaaaggctcaagaggaggggtacaacCAGAAATTATAACTCTCATCCACAAACATTTAGTCGACCATACCAGCCTAGAAGGGAAGAGAGAGGTTCGAATGCTTGGACCACTCCAAACCCGAAGCAAGATCAAGGGTCAAGCTCACGGCCACCTTTTACCAAAACCGACCCCAAGGTTGTTTCAAAGCCAACAATTGAAACTTCAAAACCTAGAAATCGTGACACCAACTGTTGGAGGTGTCAAGGAGTTGGGCATATTGCAAGCCAATGCCCAAACCCAAGGACCATGCTTGTCCTACCAAATGGCGACATTATCACTGACGATGAAGAAGAGGATTACAAGGACATGCCTCCCTTggttgaagaagaaaatgagataGAGGAAGTTCCAACTCAAGACAAAGTTGGATTGGTAGCAAGAAGGGCACTAGCTACTCAAGCTAGTAAAGATGAGTTTCAACGTGACAACATTTTTTACACTAGGTGCCATGTAACCAACAAGGTATGCAGCTTGGTGATTGACCCCAGAAGTTGCACTAATGTTGCTAGTgcattgatggtggagaaactaaaCTTGCCAACTAGTGAGCACCCCCGTCCCTACAAGCTTCAGTGGTTAAACAACAGTGGAGAG GAGTATCAAGACGTCTTTCCTGAGGATATACCTACTGGTTTGCCTCCATTAaggggaattgaacatcaaattgatttcattcctggATCTTCCCTCCCAAACAAGGCACCTTATAGGACTAATCCTGAGGAAACCAAGGAGCAACAACGAAAAGTGGAGGAGTTGCTTAGTAAGGGCTGGATTTACGAGAGTCTAAGCCCCTGTGCTGTACCAGTTCTACTTGttccaaagaaagatggaggatgGAGAATGTGCACTGATTGTAGGGCAATTAATGCCATCACGGTAAAGTACCGCCATCCCATTCCTC gtattggagctgttttACTTCAAGAGGGCCGCCCAGTTGCATACTTTAGCGAGAAGTTGAATGGAGCTGCTCTAAACTACTCAACCTATGATAAGGAACTAATGGCCTTAGTGCGAGCTCTACAAACATGGCAACATTACCTTCGCCCTCGTGAGTTTGTCTTGCACACAGATCATGAGTCGCTCAAGCATATCAAGTCCCAAGACAAGTTGAGTAAGCGACATGCACGATGGATTACCTTCATTGACAGTTTTACCTTTGTGATCAAATACAAGACAGGTAAGacgaatgtagtggccgatgcacTCTCGCGAAGGCACACCCTTATCACTACattagatgctaagttgcttggtTTTGAATTCCTTAAAGAACTTTATGCAACTGACTCAgattttggtgagatttttTCCTTCTTGCCACGACACTCTCGTGAGCATTATTTCATCTCTCAGGGGTTCTTATACTACAAAGACAAGCTGTGCATTCCTAAGAGTTCCATGCGCACACTCCTAGTAAGAGAATCTCATGGAGGAGGGCTAATGGGACACTTCGGCATTGCCAAGACCTTAATGATTCTCCAAGAACATTTCTTCTGGCCACGCATGAGGAGTGACGTGGAACGACACATTGAAAGGTGCGTGACTTGTCACCAAGCAAAATCAAAGGTACACCCTTATGGTCTCTATAAACCTTTGCCAATTCCACATGAACCATGGGTTGATCTGTcaatggattttgtgcttggacTACCTAGGACTAGAAAAGGACATGATTCAATCTATGTGGTAGTCGACCGCTTCTCCAAAATGGcccattttattccttgtcttaaaacagaTGATGCTAAGCATGTTGCAGATTTATTCTTTCGTGAGATAGTTAGATTACATGGCATGCCACGCACTATTGTTTCTGATAAGGACGCCAAATTCcttagctatttttggaaaactttgtggtgtAAACTGG ATTTAACTCCTTTACCTGTTCATGAGAGAGTTAACTTGGATGGTAAGAACAAAGCTGCATATGTACGTGAGTTACACACTAAGGTGCGCGCCAACATCGAGAAGCGTACACTTCAATACATCCAAAGTGCCAACAAGGGGCGCCGCAAGATGGTCTTTGAGCCTGGCGATTGGGTATGGATACACATGCGCAAAGAGAGGTTCCCAGTCAAAAGGCGTAGTAAGCTACTTCCACGGGGAGATAGTCCATTCCAAGTCCTGGAGCGTATaaatgacaatgcctacaaacttGAGCTTCCAGGTGAGTATGGGGTACATGCTACTTTTAATGTATCTGACTTGAGTCCTTTTCATGCAGACGATGAgtttgatttgaggacaaatcgccttcaagaggaggggactaatgAGGAGGGGCTCAAGACTGCTCAAACTTCTAGTGCTCAGGTCATGCAAATACCCAGTGGTCCAATTACAAGAGCGCGTGCTAGGAGAATTCAAGAATCGCTTCAAGCTCTTGTCTGCACAATTCAAGAACGAGTTGGTGATGACTTGAGGACCATTGAAGGATTACATAATGGAGAAACTACTCtatacactttccttcaaatggaagaaccaagtgaagactag